One window of the Rhizorhabdus dicambivorans genome contains the following:
- a CDS encoding TonB-dependent receptor domain-containing protein, with translation MKTPLALGRSLLLSTALMTSAAALAQTPAAPATPPAAAEPEEEQVEVSTLGASAPSTRDIVVTGRRQQNVIRATPQVVSVLSSADIARTGDGDIAGALQRVTGLSVVGNGFVYVRGLGDRYSLALLNGSPLPSPEPLKRVVPLDLFPTSILASSLVQKSYSANYPGEFGGGVINLTTKAIPSEPFLSIGGSISGDSETTGKLGYTYYGSDYDWFGFDNGTRDIPRGLKAAVKNSSTTPIVQGATYSAADLQDFAASLNNADTSLLQRNRNIPANFSADITAGTSMDTDSGRVGVLAALGFSNSWKTRDVLQQSSIDPGLAGIPNSQFQTVITDNHVTVNGLLGLGAEVNDHKFRWTNLFIRDTVKQGRLSSGYNRSVSDPVAGQPDSLIKQNTYWFERQLIDTQGVAELRFGPLSIDLRATYANSQRESPYERGFSYFYSAQAGDYINNLASGGQSADIAFSDLNEDIYAASGDIAYKLDGALTGTISGGVAYSKTKRQSERYQFQYFRPAGALDLAVAQERPDFLVSDYNIYTYNIQLRDVSGAEGSRAYSAGLEIKAAYGQAEIELAQGLRLQGGLRYEDAEQFVTPDAGAGTQLSKSYLLPAATLTYNIQDDMQVRLAGSKTVARPQFRELARQIYQDFDSDRQFTGNPFLRDSTLYNGEARFEWYFDRNQRLSVAGFYKKLNNPIEAAAFFAGGGVLRTGFANAPEAQLYGAEIEVEKHVPLDTLGGSFFETKRLVLIGNYTFTKSKLKVDNSIVIGPDLSPVAANALFRDGAPLTGQSDHIGNIQLSFEDTERLSQLTVLFNYASERVTNRGPIQGTLSQPDIQEKPGIRLDLVGRQGFKILNTDMELKIEARNLTGTGYKEFQKAGANIVYLNRYDVGRSFSLGLTANF, from the coding sequence ATGAAGACTCCTCTCGCCCTCGGGCGCTCTCTCCTTCTCTCGACGGCGCTGATGACGTCTGCGGCGGCGCTCGCCCAGACTCCCGCCGCACCCGCCACGCCACCCGCCGCCGCCGAACCCGAGGAAGAGCAGGTCGAAGTCTCGACCCTCGGCGCCTCCGCGCCCTCGACCCGCGATATCGTCGTGACCGGCCGCCGGCAGCAGAATGTGATCCGCGCGACCCCGCAGGTCGTCTCGGTCCTCTCCTCGGCCGATATCGCCCGCACCGGCGATGGCGACATCGCGGGCGCACTCCAGCGCGTCACCGGCCTGTCGGTGGTCGGCAACGGCTTCGTCTATGTCCGCGGCCTCGGCGACCGCTATTCGCTGGCGCTGCTCAACGGCTCGCCGCTGCCGAGCCCCGAACCGCTCAAGCGCGTTGTCCCGCTCGACCTGTTCCCCACCAGCATCCTCGCCTCCTCGCTCGTCCAGAAGAGCTATTCGGCCAATTATCCGGGCGAGTTCGGCGGCGGCGTGATCAACCTGACTACCAAGGCGATCCCCAGCGAGCCCTTCCTGTCGATCGGTGGCTCGATCAGCGGGGACAGCGAGACGACCGGCAAGCTGGGCTATACCTATTATGGCTCGGACTATGACTGGTTCGGTTTCGATAACGGCACCCGCGACATTCCGCGCGGACTGAAGGCCGCGGTCAAGAATTCGAGCACCACGCCTATCGTCCAGGGAGCGACCTACAGCGCCGCCGACCTGCAGGATTTCGCGGCAAGCCTGAACAATGCGGATACGTCGCTGCTCCAGCGCAACCGCAACATTCCCGCCAATTTCTCGGCCGACATCACCGCCGGCACCTCGATGGACACCGACAGCGGCCGGGTCGGCGTGCTTGCCGCGCTCGGCTTCAGCAACAGCTGGAAAACCCGCGACGTGCTGCAGCAGTCGTCGATCGATCCGGGCCTCGCCGGCATCCCGAACAGCCAGTTCCAGACCGTCATCACCGACAACCACGTCACGGTGAACGGCCTGCTCGGCCTCGGCGCCGAGGTGAACGACCACAAGTTCCGCTGGACCAACCTGTTCATCCGCGACACCGTCAAGCAGGGCCGCTTGTCGTCGGGCTACAATCGCAGCGTGTCCGATCCCGTCGCCGGCCAGCCGGATTCGCTGATCAAGCAGAACACCTACTGGTTCGAGCGCCAGCTGATCGACACCCAGGGCGTCGCCGAGCTGCGCTTCGGGCCGCTCAGCATCGACCTGCGCGCCACCTATGCCAATTCGCAGCGCGAGAGCCCCTATGAGCGTGGGTTCAGCTATTTCTACAGCGCGCAGGCGGGCGACTATATCAACAACCTCGCCTCGGGCGGCCAGTCGGCCGATATCGCGTTCAGCGATCTGAACGAGGATATCTATGCCGCCAGCGGCGACATTGCCTACAAGCTGGATGGCGCCCTGACCGGCACGATCAGCGGCGGCGTCGCCTACAGCAAGACCAAGCGCCAGTCGGAACGCTACCAGTTCCAGTATTTCCGTCCGGCCGGCGCGCTGGACCTTGCGGTCGCGCAGGAGCGTCCGGACTTCCTGGTCTCCGACTATAATATCTACACCTACAACATCCAGCTGCGCGACGTTTCGGGCGCCGAGGGCTCGCGCGCCTACAGCGCCGGCCTGGAGATCAAGGCAGCCTATGGCCAGGCCGAGATCGAACTGGCCCAGGGCCTGCGGCTGCAGGGCGGCCTCCGCTACGAGGATGCCGAGCAGTTCGTCACCCCGGACGCGGGCGCGGGCACCCAGCTGTCGAAGAGCTACCTGCTACCGGCCGCCACGCTGACCTATAATATCCAAGACGACATGCAGGTCCGCCTGGCCGGATCGAAGACCGTCGCCCGCCCGCAGTTCCGCGAGCTTGCGCGCCAGATCTACCAGGATTTCGACAGCGACCGCCAGTTCACCGGCAACCCCTTCCTGCGCGATTCGACGCTGTATAACGGCGAGGCGCGCTTCGAATGGTATTTCGACCGCAACCAGCGCCTGTCGGTCGCCGGCTTCTACAAGAAGCTCAACAACCCGATCGAGGCCGCGGCCTTCTTTGCGGGTGGCGGCGTGCTGCGCACCGGCTTCGCCAACGCGCCCGAAGCGCAGCTCTACGGCGCCGAGATCGAGGTCGAGAAGCATGTCCCGCTCGATACGCTGGGCGGGTCCTTCTTCGAGACCAAGCGGCTGGTGCTGATCGGCAACTACACCTTCACCAAGTCGAAGTTGAAGGTCGACAATTCGATCGTGATCGGCCCGGACCTGTCCCCGGTCGCCGCCAACGCGCTGTTCCGCGACGGCGCGCCGCTGACCGGCCAGTCCGATCATATCGGCAATATCCAGCTCAGCTTCGAGGATACCGAGCGGCTCTCGCAGCTCACCGTCCTGTTCAACTATGCGAGCGAGCGCGTCACCAACCGCGGCCCGATCCAGGGCACGCTCAGCCAGCCCGACATCCAGGAGAAGCCGGGCATCCGCCTCGACCTCGTCGGCCGCCAGGGCTTCAAGATCCTGAACACCGACATGGAACTGAAGATCGAGGCCCGCAACCTGACGGGCACCGGCTACAAGGAGTTCCAGAAGGCCGGCGCGAACATCGTCTATCTCAACCGCTACGATGTCGGCCGCAGCTTCTCGCTGGGGCTCACCGCCAACTTCTGA
- the nusG gene encoding transcription termination/antitermination protein NusG — MARWYIIHAYSGFENKVKEAILADAARLGLEQLVEAVEVPTEKVTEVRRGKKITSDRKFFPGYVLAKLSMNDDVYHLVKNTPKVTGFLGSSGKPQPISEAEAARILNTKEEAAAAAPKAKLKVDYEIGDQVKVLDGPFASFNGVVEELDFDRSRVKVSVSIFGRATPVELEFEQVERVK, encoded by the coding sequence TTGGCGCGCTGGTACATCATTCACGCCTATTCGGGCTTCGAGAACAAGGTGAAGGAAGCGATCCTGGCTGACGCCGCGCGCCTCGGCCTGGAACAGCTCGTCGAGGCGGTCGAGGTGCCGACCGAGAAGGTGACCGAGGTCCGCCGCGGCAAGAAGATCACCTCCGACCGCAAATTCTTCCCCGGCTATGTGCTGGCGAAGCTCAGCATGAACGACGATGTCTATCACCTGGTGAAGAACACGCCGAAGGTGACGGGCTTCCTGGGTTCGTCGGGCAAGCCCCAGCCGATCAGCGAGGCCGAGGCCGCGCGCATCCTCAATACCAAGGAGGAGGCCGCCGCCGCCGCGCCCAAGGCGAAGCTCAAGGTCGACTACGAGATCGGCGATCAGGTCAAGGTGCTGGACGGCCCCTTCGCCAGCTTCAACGGCGTCGTCGAGGAACTCGATTTCGACCGCAGCCGCGTCAAGGTGTCGGTCTCGATCTTCGGCCGCGCGACCCCGGTCGAGCTCGAGTTCGAGCAGGTCGAGCGGGTCAAGTGA
- a CDS encoding prolyl hydroxylase family protein: protein MTDSVTPVAAHLRSRGAQKMPGSKAELFIVREFLDAARCAELVALIDRDNRPSTIADDQGVAYFRTSKTCDLDPASALAAGLDADIADMLGIDPALGEPIQGQKYDVGDEFRDHTDYFEPTGFDYLTHCGETGQRSWTAMIYLNQPGAGGATRFRRLDKIIQPEPGKLVVWANITADGKPNPWTLHCGMKVRQGSKYVITKWYRERPWPIR, encoded by the coding sequence ATGACCGATTCCGTCACCCCCGTTGCCGCGCATCTGCGGAGCCGCGGCGCACAAAAGATGCCTGGCTCCAAGGCGGAGCTGTTCATCGTTCGAGAGTTCCTCGATGCAGCGCGCTGCGCGGAACTGGTGGCGCTGATCGACCGCGACAACCGCCCCTCGACGATCGCCGATGATCAGGGCGTCGCCTATTTTCGCACCAGCAAGACCTGCGATCTCGATCCCGCGAGCGCCCTTGCGGCCGGGCTCGATGCCGATATCGCCGACATGCTGGGAATCGATCCCGCGCTGGGGGAGCCAATCCAGGGCCAGAAATATGACGTGGGGGACGAGTTCCGCGACCATACCGACTATTTCGAGCCGACCGGCTTCGACTATCTCACCCATTGCGGCGAGACCGGCCAGCGCAGCTGGACGGCGATGATCTACCTCAACCAACCCGGCGCGGGCGGAGCGACCCGGTTCCGGCGACTCGACAAGATCATCCAGCCGGAGCCCGGCAAGCTGGTCGTCTGGGCCAATATCACCGCCGACGGCAAACCCAATCCCTGGACGCTGCATTGCGGGATGAAGGTCCGCCAGGGGAGCAAATATGTGATCACCAAATGGTATCGCGAGCGCCCCTGGCCGATACGGTGA
- a CDS encoding glutathione S-transferase family protein, which translates to MTLILYSHPLSSYCHKAKAACYEKGVAFEERILDGSEPAMGEWAALWPIGKFPIAVHDGRMVFEATGIIEYVEARFPDTPRLIPADPLVAAEVRMWDRFFDNYVATPQQRLVNIALGREHDDGGAPWRAALDTAYALLDDRMRGREWVAGDGFSMADCSAAPQLLYADWTHAIPQHLEALWAYRGRLLARPSYARALDEARPYRHMFPLGAPEGRD; encoded by the coding sequence ATGACCCTCATCCTCTATTCGCACCCGCTCTCCTCCTATTGCCACAAGGCGAAGGCCGCCTGCTACGAGAAGGGCGTGGCGTTCGAGGAGCGAATCCTCGACGGCAGCGAGCCGGCGATGGGCGAATGGGCGGCGCTGTGGCCGATCGGCAAATTCCCGATCGCCGTCCATGACGGCCGGATGGTCTTCGAGGCGACCGGCATCATCGAATATGTGGAGGCGCGCTTTCCCGATACGCCGCGCCTGATACCGGCCGATCCGCTGGTGGCGGCCGAGGTGCGAATGTGGGATCGCTTCTTCGACAATTATGTCGCCACGCCGCAGCAACGCCTGGTCAACATCGCGCTGGGCCGCGAGCATGACGATGGCGGCGCGCCGTGGCGGGCGGCGCTGGATACCGCCTACGCGCTGCTCGACGATCGGATGCGGGGAAGGGAATGGGTTGCCGGGGACGGCTTCAGCATGGCTGACTGTTCGGCGGCGCCGCAGCTGCTCTATGCCGACTGGACCCATGCGATCCCGCAACATCTCGAGGCGCTCTGGGCCTATCGCGGCCGATTGCTGGCGCGGCCCAGCTATGCCCGCGCGCTCGACGAGGCGCGGCCCTACCGCCACATGTTCCCGCTTGGCGCGCCCGAAGGGCGGGACTGA
- the rplA gene encoding 50S ribosomal protein L1, which produces MAKLSKKQKNQASTVDANKLYDIDAAIALARANATSKFDETIEVALNLGVDPRHADQMVRGVVTLPKGTGKDVRVGVFARGAKADEAKAAGAEVVGAEDLLETIQGGTVDFDRCIATPDMMGLVGRLGKILGPKGLMPNPKLGTVTMNVAEAVKAAKGGQVEFRVEKAGIIHSGIGKASFPAEDLRANFDAFVDAIVKAKPSGAKGKYLRKAAVSSTMGPGVKIDTADLGA; this is translated from the coding sequence ATGGCCAAGCTCAGCAAGAAGCAGAAGAACCAGGCTTCGACCGTCGACGCCAACAAGCTGTACGACATCGACGCCGCGATCGCCCTCGCCCGCGCCAACGCGACCTCCAAGTTCGACGAGACCATCGAGGTCGCGCTGAACCTGGGCGTCGATCCGCGCCATGCCGACCAGATGGTCCGCGGCGTCGTGACCCTGCCCAAGGGCACCGGCAAGGACGTCCGCGTCGGCGTGTTCGCGCGCGGCGCCAAGGCTGACGAAGCCAAGGCCGCCGGCGCCGAGGTCGTCGGTGCGGAAGACCTGCTCGAGACGATCCAGGGCGGCACCGTCGATTTCGACCGCTGCATCGCCACCCCGGACATGATGGGTCTGGTCGGCCGTCTCGGCAAGATCCTGGGTCCGAAGGGCCTGATGCCGAACCCGAAGCTCGGCACCGTGACGATGAATGTCGCCGAAGCCGTCAAGGCGGCCAAGGGCGGCCAGGTGGAGTTCCGCGTCGAGAAGGCCGGCATCATCCATTCCGGCATCGGCAAGGCCAGCTTCCCGGCCGAGGACCTGCGCGCCAATTTCGACGCCTTCGTCGACGCGATCGTCAAGGCGAAGCCGTCGGGCGCCAAGGGCAAGTATCTGCGCAAGGCCGCGGTCAGCTCGACCATGGGCCCGGGCGTCAAGATCGACACCGCCGACCTCGGCGCCTGA
- a CDS encoding phosphoribosyl-ATP diphosphatase, with protein MTGTLEQLESTIATRRGGDASASYVAALFAKGMPKIAQKLGEEAVETVIAAMAGDARGVTGEAADLIFHLMVLLNEAGVPFVDVLAELERREGTSGLAEKAARPKV; from the coding sequence ATGACCGGCACGCTCGAACAGCTCGAATCGACCATCGCCACGCGCCGTGGCGGCGATGCGTCGGCTTCCTATGTCGCCGCCCTGTTCGCGAAGGGCATGCCCAAGATCGCCCAGAAGCTGGGCGAGGAGGCGGTCGAGACGGTGATCGCCGCGATGGCGGGCGATGCCAGGGGCGTGACCGGCGAGGCCGCCGACCTGATCTTCCACCTGATGGTGCTGCTGAACGAGGCGGGCGTGCCCTTCGTCGACGTCCTGGCCGAGCTGGAGCGGCGCGAGGGGACCTCGGGTCTCGCAGAGAAGGCGGCGCGGCCAAAGGTCTGA
- a CDS encoding adenosine kinase, giving the protein MDSPRYDVVAIGNALVDVLCHKDDDFVAAQGLKRGLMQPIAPDAAVLLHQAMGVCEEVCGGSAANTMAALARLGLRLAFVGQVGDDRLGRLFANDMAANGVDFPLPPIATPTGRCLIIVSPDGHRTMNTAIGASEYLPPAAFDPTIAADTAILYVEGYMWRTTEPRAASQAAFRAARAAGRRTAFTLSSEFCVREHHDDFVHLIEAGLIDILFSNEGELAELSGCADFEAGVAWAAARVPLLIATRGPEGAIAVQGGERFATRAEPFGAIVDTTGAGDLFAAGVLAGLARGSDLPTSLRMGSIAAGRIIIETGPRLPADEDLAALIGTRLAG; this is encoded by the coding sequence ATGGATTCCCCCCGCTATGATGTGGTCGCGATCGGCAACGCGCTGGTCGACGTGCTCTGCCACAAGGATGATGATTTCGTCGCCGCGCAGGGCCTCAAGCGCGGGTTGATGCAGCCCATCGCGCCGGATGCGGCGGTGCTGCTGCACCAGGCGATGGGGGTGTGCGAAGAGGTATGTGGCGGGTCGGCCGCCAACACCATGGCCGCGCTGGCCCGGCTCGGCCTTCGGCTCGCCTTTGTCGGGCAGGTCGGCGACGACCGGCTGGGCCGCCTGTTCGCGAACGACATGGCGGCGAACGGCGTCGATTTCCCGCTGCCGCCGATCGCCACGCCCACCGGCCGCTGCCTGATCATCGTCAGCCCCGATGGTCACAGGACGATGAACACCGCGATCGGCGCCTCCGAATATCTGCCGCCTGCCGCCTTCGATCCTACCATCGCCGCCGATACGGCGATCCTCTATGTCGAAGGCTATATGTGGCGCACGACCGAGCCGCGCGCCGCCAGCCAGGCGGCCTTCCGCGCAGCGCGGGCGGCGGGGCGGCGGACCGCCTTCACCCTGTCCTCCGAATTTTGCGTGCGAGAGCATCATGACGATTTCGTCCACCTGATCGAGGCGGGGCTGATCGACATCCTCTTCTCGAACGAAGGCGAACTGGCCGAGCTGAGCGGCTGCGCCGATTTCGAGGCGGGGGTCGCCTGGGCGGCGGCGCGGGTGCCGCTGCTGATCGCGACACGAGGGCCCGAAGGGGCGATTGCGGTTCAGGGCGGCGAGCGGTTCGCAACCCGCGCCGAGCCCTTCGGCGCGATCGTTGACACAACCGGGGCGGGCGATCTGTTCGCCGCCGGAGTGCTGGCGGGCCTTGCGCGCGGAAGCGACCTGCCGACGAGCCTGCGCATGGGGTCGATCGCCGCCGGGCGGATCATCATCGAGACAGGGCCGCGCCTGCCGGCTGACGAGGACCTCGCGGCATTGATCGGGACACGGCTGGCCGGTTGA
- the rplK gene encoding 50S ribosomal protein L11 has protein sequence MAKKITGYIKLQVPAGKANPSPPIGPALGQRGVNIMDFCKAFNAQTGDQEVGTPLPTVITVYADRSFSFVTKTPPASYLIKKAANLKSGSKEPGKVVAAKIKRSQLTQIAEVKMKDLNANDIEAATRIIEGSARAMGLEVVEG, from the coding sequence ATGGCTAAGAAGATCACGGGCTATATCAAGCTCCAGGTGCCCGCTGGAAAGGCGAATCCGTCGCCGCCGATCGGCCCCGCGCTCGGTCAGCGCGGCGTCAACATCATGGACTTCTGCAAGGCGTTCAACGCGCAGACCGGCGACCAGGAAGTCGGCACGCCGCTTCCCACCGTCATCACCGTCTATGCCGATCGCTCGTTCAGCTTCGTCACCAAGACGCCCCCGGCCAGCTATCTGATCAAGAAGGCCGCCAACCTCAAGTCGGGCTCGAAGGAGCCGGGCAAGGTCGTCGCGGCGAAGATCAAGCGGTCGCAGCTGACCCAGATCGCCGAAGTGAAGATGAAGGATCTCAACGCCAACGATATCGAGGCGGCGACCCGCATCATCGAAGGCAGCGCCCGCGCGATGGGCCTCGAAGTGGTGGAGGGCTGA
- the secE gene encoding preprotein translocase subunit SecE yields MAKTSPGEFIRQVKAETAKVVWPSRRETITTTIMVGIMTLLLGIFFFGLDQFFAMIVKFLLSLLG; encoded by the coding sequence GTGGCGAAGACTTCACCGGGCGAGTTCATCCGGCAGGTAAAGGCCGAAACGGCGAAGGTCGTCTGGCCGAGCCGCCGGGAGACGATCACGACCACCATCATGGTCGGGATCATGACGCTCCTGCTCGGCATCTTCTTCTTCGGACTCGACCAGTTCTTCGCGATGATCGTGAAGTTCCTGCTCTCGCTGCTCGGCTGA
- a CDS encoding histidine triad nucleotide-binding protein, translating into MPIDATQPYDDGNVFARILRGELPSKTVYEDEWALAFHDINPQAPVHILVIPKGPYVSWDDFTATGSDAEVAGFIRAVGHVAREAGLVAPGYRLLANIGGHGHQEVPHLHVHIFGGRQFREMIPAPRG; encoded by the coding sequence ATGCCGATCGATGCCACCCAGCCCTATGATGACGGCAATGTCTTCGCCCGCATCCTGCGCGGCGAACTGCCGTCGAAGACGGTCTATGAGGATGAGTGGGCGCTCGCCTTCCACGACATCAACCCGCAGGCGCCGGTCCACATCCTGGTGATCCCCAAAGGGCCCTATGTCTCCTGGGACGATTTTACCGCCACGGGATCGGACGCAGAGGTGGCGGGCTTCATCCGCGCGGTCGGCCATGTTGCGCGCGAGGCGGGCCTTGTGGCTCCCGGCTATCGGCTGCTCGCCAATATCGGCGGCCATGGGCATCAGGAGGTGCCCCACCTCCACGTCCATATCTTTGGCGGCCGCCAGTTCCGCGAGATGATTCCCGCGCCACGGGGATGA
- a CDS encoding amino acid permease, with amino-acid sequence MIFGRVKPLDAILATAAKKSLHRSLGPFQLTMLGIGGIIGTGIFVLTAEAAQKAGPGMILAFVIAGFVCAVAALCYAEMAAMVPVSGSAYTYSYAVMGELVAWMVGWALVLEYAIAAGAVSVGWSGYVVGLFQSLTGITVPKELVLGPIDGGIVNIPAAIIALLVTWLLVLGTKESATVNAILVGVKVAALSLFVVLALPVMNMDNFDPFAPLGFAGISAAAASIFFAYVGFDAVSTAAEETKNPQRNMPIGLIGSLGICTIFYMLVSAGVIGGVGAQPMLDASGAGIPTGSTQLAAACSAIGDSKVVCSKEALAWTLREIGWPQIGNLLGLAAGLALPSVILMMMFGQTRIFFVMSRDGLLPTVFSKVHPRYKTPHVVTIMTGIFVAIFAALFPVGALADISNSGTLFAFGAVSIAVLVLRRTDPDRKRPFRTPAVAVVAPLSAAGCVYLFYNLSAYTITLFFSWAALGLVVYYLYGYRKSHLGRGIVEVHETDADAPPQPVPPIE; translated from the coding sequence ATGATCTTCGGGCGTGTAAAGCCACTCGACGCCATCCTCGCCACCGCAGCCAAGAAATCGCTGCATCGCTCCCTCGGCCCCTTCCAGCTCACCATGCTCGGTATCGGCGGCATCATCGGCACGGGCATCTTCGTCCTCACCGCCGAGGCCGCACAGAAGGCCGGCCCCGGCATGATCCTCGCCTTCGTCATCGCGGGCTTCGTCTGTGCCGTTGCGGCGCTCTGCTACGCCGAAATGGCGGCCATGGTGCCGGTTTCCGGATCGGCCTACACCTACAGCTATGCCGTAATGGGTGAGCTGGTCGCGTGGATGGTCGGCTGGGCGCTAGTCCTCGAATATGCGATCGCGGCCGGCGCTGTATCGGTGGGATGGTCCGGCTATGTCGTCGGGCTGTTCCAGTCGCTGACCGGAATAACCGTCCCCAAGGAACTGGTGCTCGGCCCGATCGACGGCGGCATCGTCAATATTCCGGCCGCGATCATCGCGCTGCTCGTCACCTGGCTGCTGGTCCTCGGCACCAAGGAGAGCGCGACGGTCAACGCCATCCTCGTCGGCGTGAAGGTCGCCGCGCTGTCGCTGTTCGTCGTGCTGGCGCTGCCGGTGATGAACATGGACAATTTCGATCCCTTCGCCCCGCTCGGCTTCGCCGGCATCTCGGCGGCGGCGGCGTCGATCTTCTTCGCCTATGTCGGCTTCGACGCGGTCTCCACCGCGGCCGAGGAAACGAAGAATCCCCAGCGCAACATGCCGATCGGCCTGATCGGCTCGCTCGGCATCTGCACCATCTTCTACATGCTGGTATCGGCCGGCGTCATCGGCGGGGTCGGCGCGCAGCCGATGCTCGATGCGTCGGGGGCCGGCATTCCCACCGGCTCCACCCAGCTTGCCGCCGCCTGCTCGGCGATCGGCGACTCCAAGGTGGTCTGCTCGAAGGAGGCGCTGGCCTGGACGCTGCGCGAGATCGGCTGGCCCCAGATCGGCAACCTGCTCGGCCTCGCGGCCGGCCTCGCGCTGCCCTCGGTCATCCTGATGATGATGTTCGGTCAGACCCGCATCTTCTTCGTGATGAGCCGCGACGGCCTGCTGCCCACCGTCTTCTCGAAGGTTCATCCGCGCTACAAGACGCCGCATGTGGTGACGATCATGACCGGCATCTTCGTCGCGATCTTCGCGGCGCTGTTCCCGGTCGGCGCGCTCGCCGACATCTCCAACTCGGGAACGCTGTTCGCCTTCGGCGCGGTGTCGATCGCGGTGCTCGTGCTGCGCCGGACCGATCCGGACCGCAAGCGCCCGTTCCGCACCCCGGCCGTTGCGGTCGTCGCGCCGCTGTCGGCGGCGGGCTGCGTCTATCTCTTCTACAATCTGTCGGCCTACACCATCACCCTGTTCTTCAGCTGGGCGGCGCTCGGCCTCGTGGTCTATTATCTGTACGGCTACCGGAAGAGCCATCTCGGCCGCGGCATCGTCGAAGTCCATGAGACCGATGCCGACGCCCCGCCGCAGCCGGTGCCGCCGATCGAGTAA